The nucleotide window caaatgtAATTATTTTCGGGGACCATCACGTATACGAAGAAGAAATAGTTCTTTTTTGTTAGCATATATgtcaaaacaattataaaaaataccagCTGAAAATCTATTTTGAGGGGACCATGACATATGAAAAGGgatataactattttttttgtgacatatatatcatcacaacaataaaaaagtttataagTTTTTGGACCATAAATGCCTCCATTCACGAGCTAGGGCAAGGTTCCTATTTGTCATTCTCAAACGCGAAGCAGCTAATTAGAAGATGCTTTTTTACTTCTTATTATTGTAGGAAGCTGTAGACCGGCTTTGAGCATCGACAAAATGCCTTAGCTCATCTGCTGGTCCATGaaacaatttatatttataattttattaaatattcaaaGGGTGCAGCAGATTGATTGAGtataagatcatttttttttaaaaaaatgattggttgagaagaaaaaatcaaatactaaTGGAGCCAATCTTACTACTCAAATTTGTCTGGTCAAGGCATGAAACATAATTGATTTTAGCATTGATATAGAAAACCTAACCCCAATtgttgttatcatataattttttttttttttatgaattaaaaagtTACGTAGCTCCTGGGTTTTTCTCATAGGAGAACTAGCCATTGTATGACCAAGAGAAATTATATGCACCTAAAGTTTccagaaaataaactaaaattttcttCAACGAAAATATAATTCAGTATAGCCCCATCTGAGTCAGcggtcttttattttcttattttaaggtGAAGcaaattaatctttatttttgtattttataattttgctgATCGAGCCATGGTTACCAGTGGTGTATATAATGGACCGTATTGTGCACGGATGTTAGAGTAGGATAAACCGTTGAAAAGAGACAGAGAGATCTTGAGATATGGCAGGAGCTGTGCAGAATGTTAATTTTTCCAAGGCACTTCCAATGAATGGTGGGCATGGCCTGTACAGCTATAGCAAGAACTCCACCTACCAGGTATTATAAACTCTTAATTTTGATGCTTTGACATTACAGTGATCAGAGCACCCTTTGCGTATGCTAATAATATAGTTCAATAATGGGATCTCCAAAGGCAGAACATATTTcatattgagaaagaaaaagattttaaaaaaaattgatccagcAGGATCTTGTTTCACTATGCGTGCCTTTGTTTATCAAccataaaatatttacatgctGTTCGAACATGCGAGCGATAATTGTTCGATTCACAGGCGCTTTTGGCTTGAGTATTCAAATTCTATTGCCTCGTGCTGAGAATATTTGTTGCTGAATATTATACTTTGGTTATGATTTTGACAAGAGAGGTTTGGAAGTGTGAGGAGAGAAAGGAAGGTGAAGGAGTGGTTGTTAATGGTGAGATATATAGGATGAGATAAGTGTTTCTTGCGAAAACAAGCCAAAGAATATGTTTACACAATCcaatttcttaataataattgtaattctAAGGAAAAAAACCTTCAAGCTCATTTGAGAAACCTTTCGTAAGTGTGAATGGAAAGTTGGGAGGATAGGGGAACGCTCAAGACTGACACAGAGGGAGGAGATTAAGGGTATGAGAAAGGTGGGAATTTTCTCTCATTACTAAAATTTAAGACCATGATATATAagattacataaaaaaacaaaaactttgcATGCTGTGGATATGTAAAAGCAAATGTTTTTACTagttaatatatgtatatatatataatttaagagATAACgagaacataaaataaatatctcttgACAGTTTTgatgtaaatttttatattttaaaaacttgttaatttgattaaagaGATAGAAACATGAAATAAATGTATCTATATAATttagaattgaatttttatatttacaaaataaatctattttcagatgattttgaagtaaatttttatatttttaacataaaacagaaagtataaaaaaacctgttatcttttattttttatctcgaaataataataaaatattatatgtgcATGCATATCATGAAATTTTATGTGAAATATTCACTCGGTTTTTTCTACTAAGCGGTAGTTTTTGTATGTGATtctattctttaattttcttagcaCTAGCGCGTGCATTTCACCTTTCATAGTATTCACTAACATTACCAAATATACATGCAACTTTCAATATTGAAGAcgagtaaaattttgatttacagAAAAAAGTTATAGTTGCAGTCAAGGATCTTGTCACTGAGGCAATTGCTGAGAAGCTCGACATCTGTGTCCTATCTTCATCGAACACCATTTGTGTCTCAGACATGGGATGTTCTGTTGGACCTAACACTTTTGTTGCAGTTCAAAACATAGTTGAAGCGGTGCTAAACAAGTATCAAAGCCAAGGACATGATCATTCTAGACTGCCCGAGTTCCAAGTTTTCCTCAACGATCACGCTTTGAATGATTTTAACACGCTCTTCAAGTCCCTTCCTCCCAACAGGAACTACTACGTTGCTGGCATGCCGGGTTCATTCCATGGTCGTTTATTCCCGAATGACTCTCTTCACATTGTACACACTTCCTATGCTCTCCAATGGCTTTCTCGGGTGCCAAAGGAGGTCGAGGACGTAAGCTCTCCTGCTTGGAATAAAGGAAGGATATATTATTCCAGTGCTGGAGATCAAACTGTCAAGGCTTACGCTGATCAATTCGCCGAGGACTTGGATTGCTTCTTGCATGCCAGGGCACAAGAGGTTGTCCGTGGAGGGTTGATTATACTCATGGTCCCAGGCCGCTTGGATACAAGCCCTCATACTCGAGTAGTTTCCAACATTTCATATGACATCTTGGGATCTTGCCTTATGGACATGGCTAAGATGGTATGGAATCTCAAACCACCATGACcttttcttcttgaaaaaacaaaaaaaaacattattaaactttggaattgcttaactttcttttcattgtatgtgtatatatatatatataactgatGAATTTTCCGGGGCAGGGAATCATAAGTGAAGAGAAAGTGGACTCCTTCAACATACCTATATATTTCTCCTCTCCACAAGAAGTAGAGGCGACTGTAGAACGAAATGGTTATTTTAACCTAGAAAGATTAGAGTGCCTCCCCCTAGAAAAGAGTCAAGACACTATTCCACAGAAAGCAAGAGCAGTATCATATCACATCAGAGCTGGTTTGGAGTTCCTTTTGAAGGAGCACTTTGGACATGAGATCCTGGATGAGCTTTTTGACTCGTTCAATAAAAAGCTCGAAAAATCTGAAGTCTTTCAGCTGGGGCTAACATATAGTTTGCTTGCATTCCTCAAACGCAAGGAAACATGATTGGTGTTGGAAGATAAACTTGTATTTTAATAATGgttaattaatgaaaacatttaattaaGTTCATGCATTAGCCACCTAATCATCTTATATTTGGTTCAGTGTTTGTATTATAAGTTATTGTTGTAAGGGTTGTGCTTGTATCAAGATTtctatgaatatttatataaatatttgagtttgTGTTTGAAAGTAAGTTAATTAGAATTTTCAGCTTCAAAATTCTTCTCTCCTTtggttttaattaattcattagcacattttttctttttttttaatgtcactgACAAAGAATCATCTtaacctaataacttaagctgttagatgaagttcaagatatgatttatattattctttaacacaccccttcaagtgaaagccctttgaacttgaaacttgcataagCCCATATTaacttgtgcttaatttttatcaaataaataaaaatagtaaaattcaaACTCATAACTGCTTGATCATTAAAGCTTACATTACTATGTCAAAGAACTATTtaaatctaataacttaaattgttaggtgaggttcaagatatgatatattttaatcTCAGGTGCAATTTTTGAACACGTGTTGTTTTTCATCACATgaattaatgtttgtttttgcagggttttaattttttttaatcatagaaTATACCATTTTcacttaataaaaattaaaacaacatacATATAACTATTTTCGAAAACTTATTGGCTATAAAACTAGAATTCAACAAATAAGAatagattaaacaaaaaatataataaaaatagtaaatatGAATTCTAGAATCTTTTGGTTGACGTCAAATAGAAACTTCTAATCTTTCCCGGGCTTTTAATTACTCTCTAATTTATGAATAgattaaaccaaaaatataataaaaatattaactgaCAACTTTCGTTGAAAAAGTACTAATTTATGACTTTCAAAACCATTGGAAAACTAGCATatgaattcataaaaaaataaatagagggACTAACTTGTAATTCACTCCAGTCTCTATTAACTTTAAAAGCTCATGAAATTAGcttatgaatttataaaaaaaaaattgaattttttaaaaatatagattggCCTGCCTTGTTTAAACgttcttttaatataaataagaataaaataaaataatatatagtgtCCCACTCGCGTGATACACCAAATCATTTCAGGCGGTCCTtacaaacaataaattaaatcattgcTGATATTTTGCAAGtcaaacaaaaaccaaatctaTACGAATCgctataatatataatataggcacaaaaaagatatatattagataGCCATAAAAGCATCCAATTGAAAATTGTGAGGTTAGCAAATATATCCGATCGAATCATGAGATCATTTGGACATTATTACCAATTTgccctttttaattaatttattcaattcttGATCACCTAATGTGTCATTCTACTTATTGAATTATTCCAGATTTCGGATTATGTATATAATTAAGAAtacaattctttattttattgatttattcttGACAGAATCCACTTTATCCTTTTTCAACAGCATCTCGTGAGTTTGCCCATGACTACCTAGATTTAtctgtattttgtttttcttaatttatattgtttttttctgtaataatttttactataattaatttttattacattccttattaaaaaaaataattctttagttcaaatttaggatttttatccaacaataatgtttttattacattccattattatttttcaccATCATAATAAATCTATAATTAACATGATTGGTTGGTCttcatggaaaaacaaaaagagatatGAAAAACTTAATAATCTCTTAATATCACACATATTGACTCGGTGTATTGAAGGAGATAATgaatcttttcaatttttagcAAATTGGCTCGGTTGATGCTTTTTTAAATGACATGGTGTTGTTGACGGGCTGCTTTTAATTATCagaaataaatagataataaaggaaaaataagtatttttcaatatttaattactcAAAATTCAGTTATAATAAAAACTAGTACTCTAATTCTCACAAATAATATACAATCTCGCAATGATATATAAACTTGAAGTTATGCTAAAATCTCCCTAGGGCTTTCTTGGTTTTctagattttggtgttgttttcaaggttttctaggttttggtgttttttcaGAGATGCTAGGTGCTAGTAGGCTCACTAATCcggaattttgttttgttgtcttGCCTCCTGCAACTTCTTGGTTGTTCAGGAGTTTTTTTAAGAACTTTTTCGATttatcaaactaaaattatatatatatatataattcttacaATTCTTGGATTTCTATGTAGActttgtttgtttgctgaaaagtaatttttttaaaaaaataaattttaaaaaagtaaattatctTCTGATATTTGGtggtgtaatgaaaaataagttagaaaatatttttcaatgtttgtttatgtcatggaaaatgacctgaaaaataacttattaatattttattttttttaaatttattaaaataataagaaacaaatgttacaaattaaaaagttgaatgagaataaattgagaaaaaatataatttcataaattatctcaaataaaataaataataatcaaaataatagagatcaaatctaaaaaataaaaaaaaaataaaagatgaagaaattaaaataataataattaacatttcataaattatttcaaataaaatatgtagcaatcaaaagaatgaggatcaaatttgatacataaaaaatttcaataaaaaaatgataagggaaaaacaaataacaattataaaaatgatgaccaaagttaatataaaaataaaattttaaaaaataaaattcaaaaataaaaattcaaaacaaaatatatatagcaatcaaaattttaaggaccaaatttgatataatcagcaaataatatgatatttctaattttttcacaactttcaaaaagtattttccgcTTAAATTTTCTAGAAAACAATGTTCGCTAGAATAATTAATGTTCGTTGATTGGACAACacttttctttgactggaaaacacttttctagaaaccaagctaattttttttactgaaaaatgtttttcattgactaattttttaagtggcaaacaaacacgaaaaaattttaaaaataatttttcaaaagatgaattttaaaaaacaaaaatagctcTAGATAGTCTATTTTTACCAGGAGGTTGATTTAGTCTCGATACTcaaaaattgaatcaattaaattgaaaataggATAATTTGATCAGGTCTCTAATATGTTCCCTTGTTTCTAATTGTGTCCATCATTTCTCTATATAATATCAAATTCTTCATTATATCTCTCTCTCAGATTTTGCAATCTAAGTTgacataattatatattttatatcgaCAACGCCCTTGcagttttcaattataaaacaatcaaaatttttgaaattaatcagaattttttttaaaaaaattataatggttgagtaatttttaaagttaattaaagttttaattttaaaaatttttaaacaattttatgaATATTCTCTACACTTCAGTTTTCTAGATCAACTATCTCAACCATTCGTACATCCATTCTAAGGATGGATATTTTTGGTTCGgtatggtttttattaaaaataagtaattaaaataattaaaaaaaaactgaaactggttcaaaccgactagtttcagttcggttcgatttggttttttagaacaaaaaccggttcaaactaaCCGGattcagtttggctcggtttttttttgtttttcagtttgggtttggtttggttttttcggtttcaggcttataaaatcgaaccggtcggttttataaaaattctaatcggttttttttatggttcgttttttcaatttttttccggtttaataggtttttttgCCCACCCTAATCCATCCTCtttcatttcagttttttttaaaaaaaaaattaaaatttttaagcaATTTGGATGAAAAAAACTTTACAATGAGGCATGTTAAGGAATCAAATACTATGCTATGACTACAATTAAGAATTTAGAGATATCCAAATATATAAGGACATGcctttatcatcaaaataactAAAGCAATGGCCATCAAATCATAAAAGCATTAAGTGAGCGAAACAAGGCTCTTAATTTTTGGTAGTGGAGGATTTGGAAAACaactattttgatatatatatatatatatatatatatatatatatatatatatatatatatatatatatatatatatatatagaactaGAGAATTACAAAGCATgaatttctaaaacaaattatttttcaattagtaaatttattttatttagttctcTGTTTTCTAGAAAGTCTTTCACAAGTAAACACAAAGATAACAATATGGAGCATGTCTATTATACAATTGTTCTTTAGAAtacaaaatttagatttttttttatcttttccccACGTACATGagttaaaaatatgaacaaTATATTTTTCCCCACatacatatttgaaaaatatgaacaatATAATTAGAGCTAAGTCAATCCAAGATATTCTACCAAACTCGCGGTTCAGATCATGTGATTAGaataatctgataaaaaaatataaaaaaatataaagcttttttattaaaatattcgtgttaacttttcaaaatcGTAACCCAGGACATTAGACATAAAGCAacaaatctagaaaaatcatgaaattcaattcttagTCAATCATATATTGAAGAataagattgaatttttttttaaaaaaatagcaattaaaatgatgat belongs to Populus nigra chromosome 18, ddPopNigr1.1, whole genome shotgun sequence and includes:
- the LOC133677855 gene encoding loganic acid O-methyltransferase-like; the protein is MAGAVQNVNFSKALPMNGGHGLYSYSKNSTYQKKVIVAVKDLVTEAIAEKLDICVLSSSNTICVSDMGCSVGPNTFVAVQNIVEAVLNKYQSQGHDHSRLPEFQVFLNDHALNDFNTLFKSLPPNRNYYVAGMPGSFHGRLFPNDSLHIVHTSYALQWLSRVPKEVEDVSSPAWNKGRIYYSSAGDQTVKAYADQFAEDLDCFLHARAQEVVRGGLIILMVPGRLDTSPHTRVVSNISYDILGSCLMDMAKMGIISEEKVDSFNIPIYFSSPQEVEATVERNGYFNLERLECLPLEKSQDTIPQKARAVSYHIRAGLEFLLKEHFGHEILDELFDSFNKKLEKSEVFQLGLTYSLLAFLKRKET